From Apium graveolens cultivar Ventura chromosome 9, ASM990537v1, whole genome shotgun sequence, the proteins below share one genomic window:
- the LOC141684826 gene encoding uncharacterized protein LOC141684826 isoform X1 codes for MAISSGFGFSCRPNLHFCHCFRKVRFGSVADVIDEPDTFFKGYSNRNFDSVSSFNDGVFGIEGFDDGNKAPVWKRFTSKELGITNGLIPRPTRLVLEGLKRKGYKVYLVGGCVRDLILKQKPKDFDVLTSAELKEVARTFSQCLTVGRRFPICHVTVDGTIVEVSSFSTSVRSGRAVRFDVERPLGYEKEDYIRWRNCLERDFTINSLMLDPYAKIVYDYLGGVEDIRRAKVQTVKPSNISLSEDSARILRGIRIASRLGFGFTRETALGVINLSFSVLRLDKGRLLMEVNYMLAYGSAESSLRLLWKYGLLDILLPFQAAHFVRSGFRRRDKRSNMLLCLFSHMDKFLAPDMPCHSSLWVAILAFHKALSDEPREPAVVAAYSLTVYFGGDMSEALKIAREISRPHDADFNELLEPCTLDHEELKEEVLHFDMAVRRALSEMTDEYHVSKAMSGFPKAPKSDLVFISLQLYLRVCKIFECVKEGKQVNIVAKQGSNIDNELLTLGSLEEVRHVFARVVFDTVYPISTSLQ; via the exons ATGGCCATCTCGTCTGGCTTTGGGTTTTCCTGTCGACCCAATCTTCATTTCTGCCATTGTTTTCGCAAG GTTCGATTTGGGTCAGTGGCGGATGTTATTGATGAGCCTGATACTTTCTTCAAGGGATATAGTAACAGAAATTTTGACTCTGTTTCTTCTTTTAATGATGGAG TGTTTGGGATTGAAGGGTTTGATGATGGTAACAAGGCACCTGTGTGGAAGAGATTCACTTCTAAGGAGCTTGGGATTACTAATGGCTTAATTCCAAGACCTACGAGATTGGTACTCGAAGGCCTTAAGAGAAAAG GGTATAAAGTTTACCTTGTTGGAGGATGTGTCCGCGATCTTATCCTAAAGCAAAAGCCCAAAGACTTCGATGTTCTGACATCAGCAGAACTTAAAGAG GTGGCAAGGACATTTTCGCAATGTCTGACCGTTGGGAGACGATTTCCTATCTGCCATGTGACTGTTGATGGTACCATTGTGGAG GTTTCTAGCTTTAGCACCTCTGTGAGATCTGGGAGGGCAGTAAGATTTGACGTGGAACGGCCTCTTGGCTATGAGAAGGAGGATTATATACGTTGGAGGAATTGCTTGGAGCGTGACTTCACAATAAATAG CTTGATGTTAGATCCTTATGCAAAGATAGTTTATGATTATTTGGGAGGGGTGGAAGATATCAGAAGAGCCAAA GTGCAAACTGTGAAGCCTTCAAATATATCTTTGTCAGAGGATTCCG CTCGCATTTTACGTGGAATCAGAATTGCTTCCCGTTTAGGGTTTGGTTTCACAAGGGAGACAGCGCTTGGTGTAATAAATTTATCATTTTCAGTTTTAAGGCTTGATAAG GGAAGACTTCTGATGGAAGTGAATTACATGTTAGCATATGGTTCTGCAGAGTCTTCTCTGAGGTTATTATGGAAATATGGTCTTCTAGATATACTATTACCATTTCAG GCTGCACATTTTGTCCGAAGCGGTTTTCGCAGACGTGACAAGAGGTCTAACATGCTTTTG TGCCTTTTCTCTCACATGGACAAGTTTTTAGCACCAGATATGCCTTGTCACAGTAGCTTATG GGTTGCGATATTAGCATTTCATAAAGCACTATCAGATGAACCCCGGGAGCCTGCGGTGGTAGCTGCATACAGCCTTACTGTTTATTTTGGCGGGGATATGTCTGAAGCTTTAAAAATTGCAAGAGAAATCTCCAGACCACATGATGCTGACTTCAATGAATTGTTGGAACCTTGTACCTTGGACCACGAGGAGTTGAAGGAGGAGGTCTTGCATTTTGATATGGCAGTTAGGAGGGCATTATCTGAAATGACTGATGAGTATCATGTTTCAAAGGCTATGTCAGGCTTCCCTAAAGCTCCAAAATCAGATCTG GTCTTTATTTCACTGCAGTTGTATTTAAGGGTGTGCAAAATTTTCGAATGTGTCAAAGAAGGGAAGCAGGTGAATATTGTAGCAAAGCAAGGTAGTAACATTGATAATGAGTTGTTAACTTTAGGTAGTTTGGAGGAAGTTCGACATGTATTTGCAAGGGTTGTATTTGACACAGTATATCCAATCTCTACGAGTCTGCAATAG
- the LOC141684826 gene encoding uncharacterized protein LOC141684826 isoform X2: protein MAISSGFGFSCRPNLHFCHCFRKVRFGSVADVIDEPDTFFKGYSNRNFDSVSSFNDGGFDDGNKAPVWKRFTSKELGITNGLIPRPTRLVLEGLKRKGYKVYLVGGCVRDLILKQKPKDFDVLTSAELKEVARTFSQCLTVGRRFPICHVTVDGTIVEVSSFSTSVRSGRAVRFDVERPLGYEKEDYIRWRNCLERDFTINSLMLDPYAKIVYDYLGGVEDIRRAKVQTVKPSNISLSEDSARILRGIRIASRLGFGFTRETALGVINLSFSVLRLDKGRLLMEVNYMLAYGSAESSLRLLWKYGLLDILLPFQAAHFVRSGFRRRDKRSNMLLCLFSHMDKFLAPDMPCHSSLWVAILAFHKALSDEPREPAVVAAYSLTVYFGGDMSEALKIAREISRPHDADFNELLEPCTLDHEELKEEVLHFDMAVRRALSEMTDEYHVSKAMSGFPKAPKSDLVFISLQLYLRVCKIFECVKEGKQVNIVAKQGSNIDNELLTLGSLEEVRHVFARVVFDTVYPISTSLQ from the exons ATGGCCATCTCGTCTGGCTTTGGGTTTTCCTGTCGACCCAATCTTCATTTCTGCCATTGTTTTCGCAAG GTTCGATTTGGGTCAGTGGCGGATGTTATTGATGAGCCTGATACTTTCTTCAAGGGATATAGTAACAGAAATTTTGACTCTGTTTCTTCTTTTAATGATGGAG GGTTTGATGATGGTAACAAGGCACCTGTGTGGAAGAGATTCACTTCTAAGGAGCTTGGGATTACTAATGGCTTAATTCCAAGACCTACGAGATTGGTACTCGAAGGCCTTAAGAGAAAAG GGTATAAAGTTTACCTTGTTGGAGGATGTGTCCGCGATCTTATCCTAAAGCAAAAGCCCAAAGACTTCGATGTTCTGACATCAGCAGAACTTAAAGAG GTGGCAAGGACATTTTCGCAATGTCTGACCGTTGGGAGACGATTTCCTATCTGCCATGTGACTGTTGATGGTACCATTGTGGAG GTTTCTAGCTTTAGCACCTCTGTGAGATCTGGGAGGGCAGTAAGATTTGACGTGGAACGGCCTCTTGGCTATGAGAAGGAGGATTATATACGTTGGAGGAATTGCTTGGAGCGTGACTTCACAATAAATAG CTTGATGTTAGATCCTTATGCAAAGATAGTTTATGATTATTTGGGAGGGGTGGAAGATATCAGAAGAGCCAAA GTGCAAACTGTGAAGCCTTCAAATATATCTTTGTCAGAGGATTCCG CTCGCATTTTACGTGGAATCAGAATTGCTTCCCGTTTAGGGTTTGGTTTCACAAGGGAGACAGCGCTTGGTGTAATAAATTTATCATTTTCAGTTTTAAGGCTTGATAAG GGAAGACTTCTGATGGAAGTGAATTACATGTTAGCATATGGTTCTGCAGAGTCTTCTCTGAGGTTATTATGGAAATATGGTCTTCTAGATATACTATTACCATTTCAG GCTGCACATTTTGTCCGAAGCGGTTTTCGCAGACGTGACAAGAGGTCTAACATGCTTTTG TGCCTTTTCTCTCACATGGACAAGTTTTTAGCACCAGATATGCCTTGTCACAGTAGCTTATG GGTTGCGATATTAGCATTTCATAAAGCACTATCAGATGAACCCCGGGAGCCTGCGGTGGTAGCTGCATACAGCCTTACTGTTTATTTTGGCGGGGATATGTCTGAAGCTTTAAAAATTGCAAGAGAAATCTCCAGACCACATGATGCTGACTTCAATGAATTGTTGGAACCTTGTACCTTGGACCACGAGGAGTTGAAGGAGGAGGTCTTGCATTTTGATATGGCAGTTAGGAGGGCATTATCTGAAATGACTGATGAGTATCATGTTTCAAAGGCTATGTCAGGCTTCCCTAAAGCTCCAAAATCAGATCTG GTCTTTATTTCACTGCAGTTGTATTTAAGGGTGTGCAAAATTTTCGAATGTGTCAAAGAAGGGAAGCAGGTGAATATTGTAGCAAAGCAAGGTAGTAACATTGATAATGAGTTGTTAACTTTAGGTAGTTTGGAGGAAGTTCGACATGTATTTGCAAGGGTTGTATTTGACACAGTATATCCAATCTCTACGAGTCTGCAATAG